A window of Zingiber officinale cultivar Zhangliang chromosome 5A, Zo_v1.1, whole genome shotgun sequence contains these coding sequences:
- the LOC121981614 gene encoding eukaryotic translation initiation factor 5A-2-like isoform X2, with protein MSDEEHHFESKADAGASKTYPQQAGTIRKNGYIVIKGRPCKVVEVSTSKTGKHGHAKCHFVAIDIFNAKKLEDIVPSSHNCDVPHVNRTDYQLIDISEDGFIKDGFAEGKDLVVSVMSAMGEEQICALKEIGPK; from the exons ATGTCGGACGAGGAGCATCACTTCGAGTCGAAGGCCGACGCCGGGGCTTCCAAGACTTATCCACAGCAGGCTGGGACGATCCGGAAGAACGGATACATCGTCATCAAGGGCAGACCCTGCAAG GTTGTTGAGGTTTCAACGAGCAAGACtggaaagcatggtcatgcaaaGTGTCACTTTGTTGCAATAGACATCTTCAATGCTAAGAAGCTTGAGGATATTGTGCCATCCTCACATAATTGTGAT GTACCTCATGTTAATCGCACAGACTACCAGTTGATTGACATCTCCGAGGATGGCTTt ATCAAAGATGGTTTCGCAGAGGGAAAGGACCTAGTTGTCTCTGTGATGTCGGCAATGGGTGAAGAGCAGATTTGTGCCCTCAAGGAGATTGGCCCCAAGTAA
- the LOC121981614 gene encoding eukaryotic translation initiation factor 5A-2-like isoform X1, which produces MSDEEHHFESKADAGASKTYPQQAGTIRKNGYIVIKGRPCKVVEVSTSKTGKHGHAKCHFVAIDIFNAKKLEDIVPSSHNCDVPHVNRTDYQLIDISEDGFLSLLTETGNTKDDLRLPTDENLVTQIKDGFAEGKDLVVSVMSAMGEEQICALKEIGPK; this is translated from the exons ATGTCGGACGAGGAGCATCACTTCGAGTCGAAGGCCGACGCCGGGGCTTCCAAGACTTATCCACAGCAGGCTGGGACGATCCGGAAGAACGGATACATCGTCATCAAGGGCAGACCCTGCAAG GTTGTTGAGGTTTCAACGAGCAAGACtggaaagcatggtcatgcaaaGTGTCACTTTGTTGCAATAGACATCTTCAATGCTAAGAAGCTTGAGGATATTGTGCCATCCTCACATAATTGTGAT GTACCTCATGTTAATCGCACAGACTACCAGTTGATTGACATCTCCGAGGATGGCTTt TTGAGCCTTCTGACCGAAACCGGTAATACCAAAGATGATCTGAGGCTCCCAACAGATGAAAATTTGGTTACTCAG ATCAAAGATGGTTTCGCAGAGGGAAAGGACCTAGTTGTCTCTGTGATGTCGGCAATGGGTGAAGAGCAGATTTGTGCCCTCAAGGAGATTGGCCCCAAGTAA